In the genome of Fusarium fujikuroi IMI 58289 draft genome, chromosome FFUJ_chr02, one region contains:
- a CDS encoding related to protein disulfide-isomerase precursor: MADTEEPQFNTLAERIAALNKQKSFTGAPSQSLGPVRKRPPPPPPPSRPAIESRSQTVPVVSTTSMLSQSNPAIPPRPTRKASTPQLTAQNGQHDVQQRAPPPLPSRTPTMQSAPSLPPRRPSTQSSLTVRRNSGSSERSQNSAISSLSTGRPPSSVTSVNSDGAGYKLPPAYDPASLPKLPPSRREKEAAVREAGKPSRAPPSPQPPRAIEPASAARPGLPPRLPSRPAKPQADATPEPQAAPQPRKLPPRTPVNSKAKTPVILGFSNKDKPKDSQPALPTRPPIPDRSQSGNEPPPVPLSSRPSVAQIEAFETRALTPSAPVYGCLICRDWSDPDAVAAQYPRDSVPRDDPVGYLAQVLCGPFPSYTDKARAIFTWFHHNISYDTAAFFGNNVRHMTAEDTIFTGRAVCAGYAETYKAIANRAGLECVVVTGHGKGFGYTPLKKGERPPRADPTGHAWNAVRIDGGDWKLLDACWGAGHVSGQNYEPKFSPLQFTNANENFGLRHFPSESRYQFRADGLPVTWENYYTGGIDGEPHGMCSTTAEEGIAESSVEPKQRHIPIDSGEVVRFQYSKVCEHWSEKMCGGKERLVLLCLPRGDGQKEEMIPMETNGYWYWLDVNASDLGPRGKSVRLLVLTKFGDREDARGVTGKEFLAKFGRCAMGWSYLVTWDLV, translated from the coding sequence ATGGCCGACACAGAGGAGCCCCAGTTCAACACTCTAGCTGAGCGCATTGCTGCTCTCAACAAACAAAAGAGTTTCACAGGTGCCCCAAGCCAAAGTCTCGGACCGGTTCGCAAACGACCGCcgcctcctccccctcctaGCCGCCCAGCGATTGAGTCCCGAAGTCAGACGGTACCGGTTGTTTCGACCACGTCAATGCTATCGCAGAGTAATCCGGCGATCCCTCCTCGCCCTACGCGAAAAGCGTCGACACCACAATTAACAGCGCAGAATGGTCAGCATGATGTCCAACAACGAGCCCCGCCTCCGCTCCCAAGTCGGACCCCAACTATGCAGTCCGCTCCGTCTTTACCACCAAGGCGACCGTCAACGCAGTCCAGCCTAACAGTGCGGCGGAACTCTGGCTCATCAGAGAGATCACAGAACTCGGCGATATCCTCGTTATCTACGGGCAGGCCTCCTTCATCAGTGACGAGTGTCAACTCTGATGGAGCTGGTTATAAGCTGCCACCTGCTTATGACCCTGCAAGTCTCCCCAAACTCCCcccatcaagaagagaaaaggaagcaGCCGTCAGGGAGGCAGGGAAACCCAGTCGTGCTCCGCCGTCACCGCAGCCCCCACGGGCTATTGAGCCTGCATCTGCAGCTCGACCTGGTCTGCCACCAAGGCTGCCTTCACGCCCAGCAAAACCACAAGCGGATGCTACACCTGAACCGCAAGCGGCGCCGCAACCCAGAAAGTTGCCCCCTAGAACACCGGTGAACTCGAAAGCGAAGACACCGGTGATACTTGGGTTTTCCAACAAGGACAAACCCAAGGACTCCCAGCCAGCACTGCCCACACGGCCTCCGATCCCAGACCGGTCGCAATCGGGAAATGAGCCGCCGCCAGTGCCGCTCTCTTCTCGACCCTCAGTCGCCCAGATTGAAGCGTTCGAGACGCGGGCTCTCACTCCATCTGCCCCAGTATATGGATGCCTAATATGCCGGGACTGGAGCGATCCAGATGCTGTAGCTGCGCAGTATCCTCGAGATTCTGTGCCGAGGGATGACCCAGTGGGTTATCTGGCTCAGGTTCTTTGTGGTCCATTCCCCTCATACACGGACAAAGCGCGAGCGATCTTTACTTGGTTCCATCACAACATTAGTTATGATACCGCTGCATTCTTTGGCAACAATGTAAGGCATATGACGGCTGAAGATACAATTTTTACTGGTAGAGCGGTATGCGCAGGTTATGCAGAAACATACAAAGCGATCGCCAACAGAGCTGGCCTAGAGTGTGTGGTTGTCACCGGTCACGGGAAGGGCTTTGGATACACTCCGCTCAAGAAGGGCGAGCGTCCACCCAGAGCAGATCCAACCGGACATGCTTGGAACGCAGTGCGAATCGACGGCGGTGACTGGAAGTTGCTGGACGCATGCTGGGGTGCTGGACACGTAAGTGGGCAAAATTACGAGCCCAAATTCTCTCCTCTGCAATTCACCAACGCAAATGAGAACTTTGGCCTCAGACATTTCCCGTCCGAATCACGGTATCAATTCAGGGCGGACGGCCTACCAGTCACGTGGGAAAACTACTATACTGGAGGAATTGATGGCGAGCCCCATGGAATGTGCTCGACTACTGCTGAAGAGGGCATCGCCGAGTCCAGTGTAGAGCCGAAGCAGCGGCATATACCTATTGACAGTGGTGAGGTTGTGCGATTCCAATACTCAAAGGTTTGCGAACACTGGTCAGAGAAGATGTGTGGCGGCAAAGAGCGGCTGGTGCTCCTCTGCCTTCCCAGAGGCGATGgccagaaggaagagatgatACCCATGGAAACAAATGGATATTGGTATTGGCTTGACGTCAATGCAAGCGATCTCGGGCCTCGGGGCAAGTCGGTACGGCTGCTTGTTCTCACGAAGTTCGGAGATCGCGAAGATGCAAGGGGAGTCACAGGCAAAGAATTCCTCGCCAAGTTCGGTAGATGCGCAATGGGCTGGTCGTACCTTGTTACATGGGACTTGGTTTGA
- a CDS encoding related to transposase has translation MPSFTEKDMSAALQMVADGMSVNKAAEACGINRSTLQGRIKGSATPREAQKPRQKLSDTQEKSLRDWIVIQADLGCPVSHQQVREFASKIAVRNGFPEGVGKNWLQGFLGRNPDIRTLKGKKIDSDRYHGASSELIKAFFMLLMMPAIRLVKQGNRYNVDEVGMMEGIGMNGLFLGHQSKKSVLIRQPGSRAWITILECISATGKVLRPTVIFKGKTVQQQHFPENLDFLEDWEFACSDKGWTSNKLALVWLRKVFIPSTQPEKKNEPRLLILDGHGSHVTEDFLWECYNNNIYLLFLPAHASHVLQPLDVAVFGPLKRAYRHLLLDLTSVSDDSHVGKITFLYTYDKARREAITKSNAIAGFKATGLWPVNLAKVLMNPMVTETPSPAVTANSPAKEQDLSLLKTPRSSVQLRQALGQVPASATQDPTVRLLFRKIGSQLDRHNFDIERQNREISVLQRENEENRPKRRKKVVYNPNAEFAKIPAIKKAREQMWKTLQPERTANKVKKLKLEDLCTNFHINIH, from the coding sequence atgccttcttttactGAAAAAGATATGAGCGCCGCACTTCAGATGGTTGCAGACGGTATGTCAGTAAACAAAGCAGCCGAAGCTTGTGGCATCAACCGTTCCACGCTCCAAGGTCGGATTAAAGGAAGCGCAACACCAAGAGAAGCCCAAAAACCTCGCCAAAAGCTCTCTGATACTCAGGAAAAGAGTCTTCGAGACTGGATTGTTATCCAAGCTGATCTAGGATGCCCTGTATCGCATCAGCAAGTCAGAGAGTTCGCCAGCAAGATCGCCGTCCGCAACGGCTTCCCAGAAGGCGTCGGAAAGAACTGGTTACAGGGCTTTTTGGGACGAAATCCTGATATCAGGAcattaaaaggcaagaaaattgACTCTGACCGATATCAcggagcttcttctgaactgataaaggcattctttatgcTCCTCATGATGCCGGCGATACGCCTAGTCAAGCAGGGGAACAGATACAACGTCGACGAAGTTGGAATGATGGAAGGAATAGGAATGAACGGTCTATTCCTTGGTCATCAGTCGAAGAAGTCAGTACTTATTCGTCAGCCTGGTTCTCGTGCCTGGATTACAATTCTCGAGTGTATCTCAGCAACCGGGAAGGTCCTGAGACCTACAGTCATTTTCAAGGGGAAAACagtccaacaacaacatttCCCTGAGAATTTGGACTTCCTGGAAGACTGGGAATTCGCATGTAGTGATAAGGGCTGGACGAGCAACAAATTGGCGTTGGTTTggttaagaaaagtctttattccATCGACGCagcccgagaagaagaatgaacCCCGACTTCTTATTCTTGACGGCCACGGAAGTCATGTTACAGAAGATTTCCTCTGGGAATGTTACAATAACAACATATATCTGTTATTTCTTCCTGCTCATGCTTCCCATGTCCTTCAGCCACTGGATGTTGCAGTTTTTGGTCCTCTGAAGAGGGcatatcgtcatcttcttttagatcttacttctGTCTCTGACGACAGTCATGTCGGCAAGATTACATTTCTATACACTTACGACAAGGCTCGGAGAGAAGCTATCACGAAGTCTAACGCAATTGCCGGCTTCAAAGCCACTGGACTGTGGCCTGTGAACCTGGCGAAGGTCCTGATGAACCCGATGGTCACAGAGACACCTTCTCCCGCTGTCACAGCAAATTCGCCGGCAAAAGAGCAGGATTTGAGTCTCCTGAAGACTCCCCGTTCGTCTGTACAGCTTCGGCAAGCTCTGGGCCAAGTCCCAGCTTCTGCAACGCAAGATCCGACCGTCAGGCTGCTTTTCAGGAAGATTGGCAGTCAATTGGACCGTCATAACTTCGACATTGAGCGAcagaatagagaaataagtgTTCTACAGCGAGAAAATGAAGAAAATCGACCAAAACGGCGTAAAAAAGTTGTCTATAACCCAAATGCGGAGTTCGCAAAGATTCCagcaataaagaaagctcGTGAACAGATGTGGAAAACTTTACAACCAGAAAGAACAGCAAACaaggttaagaaattaaaacttgaGGATCTTTGTACTAATTTCCATATAAATATTCACTGA
- a CDS encoding probable isocitrate dehydrogenase (NAD), whose product MLAIRALRTPASRQALRAATPRAAIFYNRCYSTSGERVAKYNGTKDANGNFLVSLIEGDGIGPEISQSVKDIFAAAKTPIAWEPVDVTPIIKDGKTAIPDAAIENIQKNKIALKGPLATPVGKGHVSLNLTLRRTFNLFANLRPCRSVAGYETPYDNVDTVLIRENTEGEYSGIEHVVVDGVVQSIKLITREASERVLRFAFQHAESIGRKKVRVVHKATIMKLSDGLFLKVAQEVAKDFPGIEFDAELLDNSCLKMVTDPTPYNDKVLVMPNLYGDILSDMCAGLIGGLGLTPSGNIGDECSIFEAVHGSAPDIAGKNLANPTALLLSSIMMLRHMGLTDHASRIETAIFDTLAEGKALTGDLGGKAKTNEYAAAIISRL is encoded by the exons aTGCTGGCCATTCGAGCTCTCCGAACTCCCGCCTCCAGGCAAGCCCTGCGCGCTGCTACCCCCCGCGCCGCCATCTTCTAC AACCGATGCTACTCGACCTCTGGCGAACGAGTTGCTAAATACAACGGTACCAAGGATGCCAAT GGCAACTTCCTGGTTAGCTTGATCGAGGGTGACGGTATCGGCCCCGAGATCTCTCAGTCCGTCAAGGACATCTTCGCCGCCGCCAAG ACCCCCATTGCTTGGGAGCCTGTCGACGTCACCCCCATCATCAAGGACGGCAAGACTGCCATCCCCGATGCTGCCATTGAGAACAttcagaagaacaagatcgcCCTCAAGGGTCCCCTCGCT ACCCCCGTTGGCAAGGGACATGTCTCCCTGAACCTTACTCTCCGACGAACATTCAACCTCTTCGCTAACTTGCGACCCTGCCGATCCGTCGCTGGCTACGAGACCCCCTATGACAACGTCGATACCGTTCTGATCCGAGAGAACACCGAGGGTGAATACTCTGGCATTGAGCATGTTGTCGTCGATGGCGTCGTTCAGAGCATCAAGCTTATCACCCGTGAGGCTTCCGAGCGTGTCCTGCGATTCGCCTTCCAGCACGCCGAGTCCATTGGCCGTAAGAAGGTCCGCGTCGTCCACAAGGCTACTATCATGAAGCTCTCAGATggtctcttcctcaaggtcGCCCAGGAGGTTGCCAAGGACTTCCCCGGTATTGAGTTCGACGCTGAGCTCCTCGACAACAGCTGCCTCAAGATGGTCACTGACCCTACTCCTTACAACGACAAGGTCCTTGTCATGCCCAACCTCTACGGTGACATTCTGTCCGATATGTGCGCCGGTCTCATCGGTGGCCTTGGTCTTACCCCCTCCGGAAATATTGGTGATGAGTGCTCCATCTTCGAGGCTGTCCACGGCTCCGCTCCCGACATTGCTGGCAAGAACCTTGCCAACCCTActgccctcctcctcagttCCATCATGATGCTGCGACACATGGGTCTCACCGATCACGCTTCCCGCATTGAGACCGCTATCTTCGATACTCTTGCCGAAGGCAAGGCCCTCACTGGTGATCTTGGcggcaaggccaagaccaacGAGTACGCCGctgccatcatctccagGCTGTAA
- a CDS encoding related to SEC5 protein, with translation MADTERTILDFYQIPTLYPTEWPAEKDLEDLDDDDEGEKNAAIKRRQSRYQALERAVSQRRSNIPREDDQGGVGNIVQKDEPDPLGTTDSVVRTLKHLGLPLQDDHRLRNRFLLSSTTFSPALFLSQMHATADTRSLLTGLDVLSQSIDQKSASLKVLVETNFERFVKAKATIDNVYKEMKYRGMEPPDANNAHSNAAQRRSYRNSVAGGAGLGINNPLTSPNIDTRKKNALTKESEYGVLGIKAPLLEVSAKAEDVWGPALGGREKEENLKTVSNHLTRFKDYVELSTSIADSIKRKDYESLVDEFSRARKIADEARRLTEEIGDETPTEPQLYQLLIAGRMWYDVDQQIRAFKRDIWKRLVTLHTASRTDGTTGRIQDQHMELIGLLLELGADDNPIWVWLLSRYDHLKGKIQSTADRSKVEIEVLRRRLASNDKPNPNIIAAHLRSLGRPVIEDKPLTFDSPEVIELWEKMLSFLNSLLSSEGILGEVIEFWQTVQGFINGSAQAALPVGYRGESRHHHELSPQSVDELRKGAVELVDLLREHAYSFFVDMPPEDVSLLFSPVPSTPAPTTPGSAALSSPRDPRFNFDPNNMPPPSPKRGEVWEKLAFWPPWSNSISGVHYLSKMLTLVGAGAGDLACIEPIESGEGQVIDRLRSLVGGSRERCVTALCAAWNRDAENIKYVEDWQRSVEMGDVTRMPASFAAFEGAVLSGMQKILYIPDAMSRSGSGDIVLPPPTKLLMMVRSQYVTTLYKALSGMVENAERSLKKTEDDWLIDSERSLALAAAPSMAGKGALDSGDRNIRMLMTLSNLSSLRSQVVPSLNLQFENAFSVKLTDESKKIREVLGQIHERLFQSYTKQSIERLRDVIQSGISAPDWAPGQGQRTQAAKPYVYEALLTLVLVHSQVSTTAPALTVEVLSFLLEQTSTQLLEAFRRRPRYTLEALMQATLDVEFVAQTLSHYTSERASELQSQIYQELDARTDNEARARLQGELSEMRNVLKRLREASKNEFACFKKPKRPGHGPSRNNSGLSGIST, from the exons ATGGCCGATACCGAGCGTACGATCCTCGATTTTTACCAGATACCTACTCTGTACCCTACAGAATGGCCAGCTGAGAAGGACCTGGAAGACttggacgatgatgatgaaggcgaGAAAAATGCTGCTATAAAACGAAGACAGTCACGTTATCAGGCGCTCGAGAGAGCCGTGAGCCAACGACGGAGCAACATTCCCAGAGAAGACGATCAAGGAGGTGTTGGAAATATTGTTCAAAAAGACGAGCCAGATCCGCTAGGGACTACTGATAGCGTCGTCAGAACACTGAAGCATCTTGGTCTGCCCCTCCAAGATGACCACCGACTAC GCAATCGATTCCTactctcttcaacaacatttTCGCCagctctcttcctctcccagATGCATGCTACTGCCGACACTCGGAGTCTCCTTACTGGTCTCGACGTTCTATCACAATCCATCGATCAAAAGTCAGCGTCCCTCAAGGTCCTCGTCGAGACCAACTTCGAAAGATtcgtcaaagccaaagcaacAATAGATAATGTCTATAAGGAGATGAAATACCGCGGAATGGAACCACCTGACGCCAATAATGCGCACTCCAATGCAGCCCAGCGTCGCAGTTATCGAAATAGTGTGGCGGGTGGTGCTGGGTTAGGAATCAACAATCCCCTGACATCTCCCAATATTGACACGCGTAAAAAGAATGCACTGACAAAAGAGAGCGAGTACGGTGTGCTGGGAATAAAGGCCCCTCTACTGGAGGTTTCTGCAAAGGCTGAGGACGTATGGGGACCTGCTttaggaggaagagagaaggaGGAAAACCTCAAAACCGTTTCAAATCATCTGACAAGATTCAAGGACTACGTTGAGCTGAGCACGTCGATAGCAGACAGCATCAAACGCAAGGATTATGAATCATTAGTCGACGAGTTCAGCAGGGCAAGAAAAATTGCAGACGAAGCTCGGCGATTGACAGAGGAAATAGGGGACGAGACACCGACAGAGCCCCAACTTTACCAGTTGTTGATAGCGGGACGCATGTGGTATGATGTTGACCAGCAGATACGCGCCTTCAAACGCGACATCTGGAAGAGGCTGGTTACTCTTCACACCGCATCCAGGACGGATGGCACAACTGGCCGTATTCAAGACCAACATATGGAACTCATCGGATTGCTACTTGAGCTTGGCGCCGATGACAACCCCATCTGGGTGTGGCTTTTGAGTCGATACGACCATTTGAAGGGTAAAATTCAATCGACAGCAGACCGCTCAAAAGTTGAGATCGAGGTGCTTCGTCGCCGGCTGGCCAGTAACGATAAACCGAACCCCAATATTATCGCCGCACATCTTCGATCCCTAGGACGCCCGGTGATTGAGGATAAGCCTTTGACATTCGACTCGCCTGAAGTAATTGAGCTCTGGGAGAAGATGTTATCATTCCTGAACAGTCTCCTGTCAAGTGAAGGTATTCTGGGTGAGGTGATAGAGTTCTGGCAGACAGTGCAGGGGTTCATTAATGGGTCTGCTCAAGCTGCCCTCCCCGTTGGATATCGGGGCGAGTCTCGGCATCACCATGAACTCTCACCGCAGAGCGTTGACGAGTTACGAAAAGGAGCTGTGGAACTAGTGGACTTGCTCCGAGAACATGCTTATTCATTCTTCGTGGATATGCCTCCCGAAGATGTATCACTGCTATTCTCACCAGTACCCAGTACGCCAGCCCCGACGACGCCCGGATCTGCCGCATTGTCGTCTCCCAGAGATCCTCGCTTCAATTTCGATCCAAACAACATGCCTCCTCCGTCGCCCAAGAGGGGTGAAGTCTGGGAAAAGCTGGCATTCTGGCCTCCGTGGTCTAATTCCATCAGCGGCGTTCACTACCTGTCGAAGATGCTGACTTTAGTTGGCGCTGGAGCTGGTGATTTGGCGTGCATTGAGCCAATTGAGTCCGGAGAAGGCCAGGTAATTGATCGCCTCCGGAGTCTTGTTGGAGGTTCCCGAGAGCGATGCGTGACAGCGTTGTGCGCAGCCTGGAACAGAGATGCCGAGAATATTAAGTATGTTGAGGACTGGCAGCGCTCGGTTGAGATGGGGGACGTGACACGAATGCCAGCCAGCTTCGCTGCCTTCGAAGGAGCAGTCCTATCAGGCATGCAGAAAATACTCTACATCCCCGATGCCATGTCCAGGTCAGGCTCGGGAGATATTGTCTTGCCACCTCCGACCAAACTTCTCATGATGGTCCGCAGCCAGTATGTTACCACTCTGTACAAGGCATTGAGCGGCATGGTCGAAAACGCCGAGCgctctttgaagaagacggagGACGACTGGTTAATAGATAGCGAGAGATCCCTTGCATTGGCTGCAGCGCCGAGCATGGCGGGCAAAGGGGCATTGGACTCAGGGGATAGG AACATTCGCATGCTCATGACCTTGAGTAACTTGTCATCATTGCGGTCACAAGTAGTGCCAAGTCTCAACTTGCAGTTCGAGAATGCCTTCTCTGTAAAGTTGACTGATGAGTCCAAAAAGATTCGCGAAGTTCTTGGACAGATCCATGAACGACTTTTCCAGTCCTACACGAAACAGTCAATCGAAAGGCTTCGCGATGTCATTCAATCAGGCATCTCAGCCCCTGACTGGGCTCCTGGCCAAGGGCAACGTACCCAGGCAGCTAAACCATATGTGTACGAGGCGCTTCTTACTCTCGTACTTGTTCATTCCCAGGTTTCTACTACTGCGCCGGCTCTTACGGTCGAAGTTTTGTCCTTCTTACTCGAACAGACGTCCACCCAGCTCCTGGAAGCCTTCAGACGTCGGCCGCGATATACTCTAGAGGCACTCATGCAAGCAACCCTCGACGTAGAATTCGTCGCTCAGACCCTCAGCCACTACACTTCGGAGCGTGCTTCGGAGCTTCAGAGCCAGATCtatcaagagcttgatgccCGTACGGACAACGAGGCCCGCGCACGTCTCCAAGGCGAACTGTCCGAAATGCGCAACGTTCTCAAACGTCTTAGAGAAGCGAGCAAAAATGAATTTGCTTGcttcaagaagccaaaaagGCCAGGCCACGGCCCCAGCAGGAATAATAGCGGACTGTCCGGTATCTCAACCTAG
- a CDS encoding related to dihydroorotase URA4: MKNIQRLELPAAADMHVHLRQGDMMDLVVPTVRQGGVDTAFVMPNLLPPLTAVEQVLEYKAKLTAITQDVNFLMSLYLHPSVTPEVIAKAAEAGVTGVKLYPQGVTTNSESGVSDITAFYDTFAAMEKHGIVLNIHGEVLESLAPADTTLEEAFLPTLKQLHDRFPQLRIVLEHCTTSAAVEAVKACGPTVGATITAHHLYLTSHEACCDPFAFCKPIPKKPTDRDALIKAIVSGNSKFFFGSDSAPHPLQSKTSAEQGKAPAGVFTQPYVVQLVLLGLEEAIDRGVISEADVTQEILENFLSRNGRRFYKLPETSGKKIILERKSDKIPTSIKSADSKTEVGISRHGAEVFSLTWA; the protein is encoded by the exons atgaagaacatTCAGCGTCTCGAACTGCCGGCTGCGGCTGACATGCATGTCCATTTACGTCAGGGCGATATGATGGACTTGGTTGTTCCAACGGTTCGCCAAGGAGGAGTCGATACGGCCTTCGT TATGCCTAATCTC TTGCCTCCTCTTACTGCCGTCGAGCAG GTTCTCGAGTACAAGGCTAAGCTCACGGCCATCACCCAAGATGTCAACTTCCTCATGTCACTCTAT CTTCACCCTTCAGTCACTCCTGAAGTGATAGCCAAAGCTGCCGAGGCCGGTGTAACCGGTGTCAAGTTGTACCCTCAGG GTGTAACCACCAACTCTGAGAGTGGTGTGTCGGATATTACAGCCTTCTATGATACTTTTGCAGCAATGGAAAAGCACGGAATTG TCCTGAACATACACGGAGAAGTCCTCGAGTCTCTTGCGCCGGCCGACACAACCCTCGAGGAGGCTTTCCTCCCAACCCTAAAGCAGCTGCATGACCGATTTCCTCAGCTACGTATCGTT CTTGAGCACTGCACCACCTCCGCTGCTGTGGAGGCTGTGAAGGCCTGTGGCCCAACTGTAGGCG CTACCATCACCGCTCATCACCTCTACCTCACTTCTCACGAGGCCTGTTGCGATCCTTTCGCCTTCTGCAAACCCATTCCTAAGAAACCAACCGACAGAGATGCCCTGATCAAGGCTATTGTCAGTGGCAACTCCAAGTTCTTTTT CGGTAGCGACAGCGCTCCTCATCCCCTGCAGTCCAAGACCTCTGCTGAGCAGGGTAAGGCACCTGCTGGCGTTTTCACTCAGCCCTACGTCGTGCAACTTGTGCTCCTTGGTCTAGAGGAAGCTATCGACCGTGGCGTTATCTCGGAAGCTGATGTGACACAAGAGATACTCGAGAACTTCCTCAGTCGTAACGGACGTCGCTTTTACAAGCTACCCGAGACCTCTGGTAAGAAGATTATCCTAGAGCGCAAGAGCGACAAGATCCCCACTAGCATCAAGAGCGCGGACAGCAAGACTGAAGTTGGTATCTCGCGACATGGAGCGGAGGTATTCAGTTTGACGTGGGCTTGA